From Micromonospora nigra, one genomic window encodes:
- the groES gene encoding co-chaperone GroES, whose protein sequence is MPVTTATKVAIKPLEDRIVVQANEAETTTASGIVIPDTAKEKPQEGTVLAVGPGRIDDKGNRVPIDVKVGDTVLYSKYGGTEVKYAGEEYLVLSARDVLAVIEK, encoded by the coding sequence ATGCCCGTGACTACCGCGACCAAGGTTGCGATCAAGCCGCTCGAGGACCGGATCGTGGTCCAGGCGAACGAGGCTGAGACCACCACGGCGTCGGGCATCGTGATTCCCGACACCGCCAAGGAGAAGCCGCAGGAGGGCACCGTCCTCGCTGTCGGCCCGGGCCGGATCGACGACAAGGGCAACCGCGTGCCGATCGACGTGAAGGTCGGCGACACCGTCCTCTACTCGAAGTACGGCGGCACCGAGGTCAAGTACGCCGGCGAGGAGTACCTGGTGCTCTCCGCCCGCGACGTCCTCGCGGTCATCGAGAAGTAA
- a CDS encoding class I SAM-dependent methyltransferase, with product MNLEQLAELRTPEGAAALDAAARLAGGDPLTAAAALRSAGVPAGLAAAALTQAELRRRAAGKFGASAAGMFLTRAGLEQATRGVVARRRAERLRAAGVATLADLGCGLGADALAAARAGIRVYAVEADPVTAAMTAANVATAGLANLVTVKCGDATTVDVSGFDAVFCDPARRRAGTGRRIFDPNAYSPPWDFVTDLVRRLPRTVVKVAPGLDHALIPADTEAEWVSVDGDLVEAALWGGRLAEEPRRATVLPRTPAPHRGTPAPLGGTPAPHRGTTAEADAEPQPGNAVAHVLTGPGTDEAPVGPVRRYLYDPDPAVVRAHLVAELAAELGANLADPAIAYLYADVAAPTPYARCLEVTDVLPFSLKRLRSLLRERRVGRVEILKRGSALDPEQLRRDLRLSGDQPASLVLTRVAGAPTTLLCRPVP from the coding sequence GTGAACCTGGAACAGCTGGCCGAACTGCGTACCCCCGAGGGGGCGGCCGCACTCGACGCCGCCGCGCGGCTGGCCGGCGGCGACCCGCTGACGGCGGCGGCGGCGCTCCGCTCGGCCGGCGTTCCCGCCGGGCTCGCGGCGGCCGCGCTCACCCAGGCGGAGCTGCGCCGCCGCGCGGCCGGCAAGTTCGGCGCGTCGGCCGCCGGGATGTTCCTCACCCGCGCGGGGCTGGAGCAGGCCACCCGGGGTGTCGTCGCGCGGCGGCGCGCGGAGCGGCTGCGCGCGGCGGGGGTGGCGACCCTGGCCGACCTGGGCTGCGGGTTGGGGGCGGACGCGCTCGCCGCCGCCCGCGCCGGCATCCGGGTGTACGCCGTGGAAGCCGACCCGGTCACCGCCGCGATGACCGCCGCCAACGTGGCGACCGCCGGGCTCGCCAACCTGGTGACCGTGAAGTGCGGCGATGCGACCACGGTGGACGTTTCCGGGTTCGACGCGGTCTTCTGCGACCCCGCCCGGCGGCGGGCCGGCACCGGGCGACGCATCTTCGACCCGAACGCCTACTCCCCGCCGTGGGACTTCGTCACCGACCTGGTGCGACGGCTGCCGCGCACGGTCGTGAAGGTGGCCCCGGGCCTCGACCACGCGCTGATCCCCGCCGACACCGAGGCGGAGTGGGTCAGCGTCGACGGCGACCTCGTCGAGGCGGCCCTGTGGGGCGGCCGGCTGGCGGAGGAGCCCCGACGGGCCACCGTGCTGCCCCGGACGCCGGCACCGCACCGTGGCACGCCGGCACCGCTCGGTGGCACGCCGGCACCGCACCGTGGCACGACGGCCGAGGCGGACGCGGAACCGCAGCCGGGGAACGCGGTGGCGCACGTGCTGACCGGGCCCGGCACGGACGAGGCGCCCGTCGGCCCCGTCCGCCGCTACCTGTACGACCCCGACCCGGCCGTGGTCCGCGCCCACCTGGTGGCCGAACTGGCCGCCGAACTGGGTGCCAACCTCGCCGACCCGGCCATCGCCTACCTGTACGCCGACGTGGCCGCCCCGACGCCGTACGCCCGTTGCCTGGAGGTGACCGACGTGCTGCCCTTCTCCTTGAAGCGGCTGCGGTCGCTGCTGCGGGAGCGCCGGGTCGGCCGGGTGGAGATCCTCAAGCGGGGCTCGGCGCTCGACCCGGAGCAGCTACGCCGGGACCTGCGGCTCTCCGGCGACCAGCCCGCCAGTCTGGTGCTCACCCGGGTGGCCGGCGCGCCCACCACGCTGCTCTGCCGCCCGGTGCCCTGA
- the ybaK gene encoding Cys-tRNA(Pro) deacylase codes for MAGQGTPATALLARRRITHRTYPYEVSADSPNYGALVAAALGVAPERVFKTLVADVDGALTVAVVPVTGELDLKALAAVVGGKRATLAERTAAERATGYVRGGISPLGQRRRLPVVVDASALAQPTVYVSAGRRGLQVELAPADLVALTDARTAPLAAAPA; via the coding sequence GTGGCGGGACAGGGCACGCCGGCGACCGCGTTGCTGGCGAGGCGGAGGATCACCCATCGCACCTACCCGTACGAGGTGTCCGCCGACTCCCCGAACTACGGCGCACTGGTCGCCGCCGCCCTCGGGGTGGCCCCGGAGCGGGTGTTCAAGACGCTGGTGGCCGACGTGGACGGTGCGCTCACCGTGGCGGTGGTGCCGGTGACCGGCGAGCTGGATCTCAAGGCCCTCGCCGCTGTCGTGGGCGGCAAGCGGGCGACGCTGGCGGAGCGCACGGCGGCCGAGCGGGCCACCGGGTACGTACGCGGTGGCATCAGTCCACTCGGTCAGCGCCGACGCCTGCCGGTGGTGGTCGACGCGTCGGCGCTCGCCCAGCCCACCGTGTACGTGTCGGCGGGCCGACGCGGGCTCCAGGTCGAGCTGGCTCCGGCGGACCTGGTCGCCCTGACCGACGCCCGCACGGCACCGCTGGCCGCCGCGCCCGCCTGA
- a CDS encoding sugar ABC transporter substrate-binding protein has translation MRKGFLAVGAAGLLALGSVTACGDNSGDSEQTGSDKTPKIGVILPDSKSSARWEGADRKFLQEAFESAGVEYDIQNAQGDKSQFQTIADQMITSGVTALMIVNLDSGTGKAVLDKAKSQGVATIDYDRLTLGGSAEYYVSFDNEAVGKLQGEGLVKCLTDANVTKPAISYLNGSPTDNNATLFKNGYDSVLKPKFDAGEYTKVADDSVPDWDNAQAATIFEQQLTQAGGKIDGVLAANDGLGNAAISVLKKNKLNGKVPVTGQDATPQGLQNILAGDQCMTVYKAIKEEAKAAADLAIALAKGERKDTGQTVKDPESGRDVPAVLLTPKAIYKENVKDVIADGFVTKDEVCTGAFVQLCADAGIS, from the coding sequence ATGCGCAAGGGATTCCTCGCCGTCGGTGCCGCTGGCCTGCTGGCCCTCGGCAGCGTGACGGCATGTGGCGACAACTCAGGCGACAGCGAGCAGACCGGCTCCGACAAGACCCCCAAGATCGGCGTGATCCTGCCGGACAGCAAGTCCTCCGCCCGCTGGGAGGGCGCGGACCGCAAGTTCCTCCAGGAGGCGTTCGAGTCCGCCGGCGTCGAGTACGACATCCAGAACGCGCAGGGCGACAAGTCCCAGTTCCAGACGATCGCCGACCAGATGATCACCAGCGGCGTGACCGCCCTGATGATCGTCAACCTCGACTCCGGCACCGGCAAGGCCGTGCTCGACAAGGCCAAGTCGCAGGGCGTCGCCACCATCGACTACGACCGGCTCACCCTGGGTGGCTCCGCCGAGTACTACGTCAGCTTCGACAACGAGGCCGTCGGCAAGCTCCAGGGCGAGGGCCTGGTCAAGTGCCTGACCGACGCCAACGTCACCAAGCCGGCGATCAGCTACCTCAACGGCTCGCCGACCGACAACAACGCCACCCTGTTCAAGAACGGCTACGACTCGGTGCTCAAGCCGAAGTTCGACGCCGGCGAGTACACCAAGGTCGCCGACGACTCGGTGCCGGACTGGGACAACGCCCAGGCCGCCACCATCTTCGAGCAGCAGCTCACCCAGGCCGGCGGCAAGATCGACGGCGTGCTCGCGGCGAACGACGGCCTCGGCAACGCGGCCATCTCGGTGCTCAAGAAGAACAAGCTCAACGGCAAGGTCCCGGTGACCGGCCAGGACGCCACCCCGCAGGGCCTGCAGAACATCCTCGCCGGCGACCAGTGCATGACCGTCTACAAGGCGATCAAGGAGGAGGCGAAGGCCGCCGCCGACCTGGCCATCGCACTCGCCAAGGGCGAGCGGAAGGACACCGGCCAGACGGTCAAGGACCCCGAGAGTGGCCGCGACGTGCCCGCCGTCCTGCTCACCCCGAAGGCGATCTACAAGGAGAACGTCAAGGACGTCATCGCCGACGGCTTCGTGACCAAGGACGAGGTCTGCACCGGAGCCTTCGTCCAGCTCTGCGCCGACGCGGGCATCAGCTGA
- a CDS encoding ATP-binding cassette domain-containing protein produces MSATPLLELRGIDKSFGPVQVLRDVALSAYPGEVTALVGDNGAGKSTLVKCISGIHPTDSGQFFFDGRPVSVHSPRDAAALGIEVVYQDLALCDNLDIVQNMFLGREKRSGIVLDEPTMEQMAAETLASLSVRTVKSLRQQVSSLSGGQRQTVAIAKAVLWNSKLVILDEPTAALGVAQTAQVLELVRRLADSGLAVIIISHNMNDVFAVSDRIAALYLGQMVAQVKTTDTTHAQVVELITAGRSGDVGLAADPATGGNGAATAGTTPGGVS; encoded by the coding sequence GTGTCCGCGACTCCCCTGCTGGAACTGCGCGGGATCGACAAGAGCTTCGGTCCCGTCCAGGTCCTGCGCGACGTCGCCCTCTCCGCCTACCCGGGCGAGGTGACCGCGCTGGTCGGCGACAACGGTGCCGGCAAGTCCACGCTGGTCAAGTGCATCAGCGGCATCCACCCCACCGACTCGGGCCAGTTCTTCTTCGACGGCCGGCCGGTGAGCGTCCACAGCCCGCGGGACGCCGCAGCGCTCGGCATCGAGGTCGTCTACCAGGACCTCGCGCTCTGCGACAACCTCGACATCGTGCAGAACATGTTCCTCGGCCGGGAGAAGCGCAGCGGCATCGTGCTCGACGAGCCGACCATGGAACAGATGGCCGCCGAGACGCTCGCCAGCCTCTCCGTGCGGACCGTCAAGTCCCTGCGGCAGCAGGTCTCCAGCCTCTCCGGCGGCCAGCGTCAGACCGTGGCGATCGCCAAGGCGGTGCTCTGGAACAGCAAGCTCGTCATCCTGGACGAGCCGACCGCCGCGCTGGGCGTGGCCCAGACCGCCCAGGTGCTCGAACTGGTGCGGCGGCTCGCCGACAGCGGCCTCGCCGTCATCATCATCTCGCACAACATGAACGACGTCTTCGCCGTCTCCGACCGGATCGCCGCCCTCTACCTCGGCCAGATGGTCGCCCAGGTGAAGACCACCGACACCACCCACGCGCAGGTGGTCGAGCTGATCACCGCCGGTCGCTCCGGCGACGTCGGGCTCGCCGCCGACCCGGCCACCGGCGGCAACGGCGCGGCGACGGCCGGCACCACCCCAGGAGGCGTCTCATGA
- a CDS encoding sugar ABC transporter permease, whose translation MSTTAVRKEGPPAGTPTSTLTDHVRGYVGRVRGGEIGALPAVLGLIVLCTVFAVLRPSFLTTANFANLFTQGAAVTLIAMGLVFVLLLGEIDLSAGFASGVCAAVLANVVTVLGYPWYVAVLAAVVTGMVIGTSLGFLVAKVGIPSFVVTLAGFLAFQGVVLLLMEEGTNISVRDDVLVAIANRNLPPALGWALTAASVAGYAAVQLLRHRNRAARGLHTDPMVVVLIRIGGLALILGLAVYVLNQERSFNTLINSLKGVPIVVPIIASLLVLWTFVLQRTSYGRHIYAVGGNKEAARRAGINVDRIRISVFVICSTMAAIGGIVAASRANSVDPNTGGSNVLLYAVGAAVIGGTSLFGGKGRVLDAVLGGAVVAVIDNGMGLLGYSSGVKYVVTGIVLLLAASVDALSRRRSAAAGNR comes from the coding sequence ATGAGCACCACCGCCGTGCGCAAGGAAGGCCCGCCCGCCGGGACACCGACCTCCACGCTCACCGACCACGTCCGCGGCTACGTGGGTCGCGTACGGGGTGGCGAGATCGGGGCGCTGCCGGCCGTCCTCGGACTGATCGTGCTCTGCACGGTCTTCGCGGTCCTGCGGCCCTCGTTCCTCACCACCGCCAACTTCGCCAACCTGTTCACTCAGGGCGCGGCGGTGACCCTGATCGCGATGGGTCTGGTCTTCGTCCTGCTGCTGGGCGAGATCGACCTGTCCGCCGGCTTCGCCAGCGGCGTCTGCGCCGCCGTGCTGGCCAACGTGGTCACCGTCCTCGGCTACCCGTGGTACGTGGCGGTGCTCGCCGCCGTGGTCACCGGCATGGTGATCGGCACGAGCCTCGGCTTCCTGGTGGCCAAGGTCGGCATTCCGTCGTTCGTGGTCACCCTCGCCGGCTTCCTCGCCTTCCAGGGTGTGGTGCTACTGCTGATGGAGGAAGGCACCAACATCTCGGTACGCGACGACGTGCTGGTGGCCATCGCCAACCGGAACCTGCCCCCGGCGCTCGGCTGGGCGCTCACCGCGGCTTCCGTCGCCGGCTACGCGGCCGTCCAACTGCTGCGCCACCGCAACCGCGCCGCGCGTGGCCTGCACACCGACCCGATGGTCGTGGTGCTCATCCGCATCGGCGGCCTGGCGCTGATCCTCGGCCTCGCGGTCTACGTGCTCAACCAGGAGCGCAGCTTCAACACCTTGATCAACTCGCTGAAGGGCGTGCCGATCGTGGTGCCCATCATCGCGTCGCTGCTGGTGCTGTGGACCTTCGTGCTCCAGCGCACCAGCTACGGCCGGCACATCTACGCGGTCGGCGGCAACAAGGAGGCCGCCCGCCGGGCCGGCATCAACGTCGACCGGATCCGCATCTCCGTGTTCGTCATCTGCTCCACGATGGCCGCGATCGGCGGCATCGTCGCCGCCAGCCGGGCCAACTCCGTCGACCCCAACACGGGCGGCAGTAACGTCCTGCTCTACGCCGTCGGCGCGGCGGTGATCGGCGGCACGAGCCTCTTCGGCGGCAAGGGCCGGGTGCTCGACGCGGTCCTCGGTGGCGCGGTCGTGGCGGTGATCGACAACGGGATGGGCCTGCTGGGCTACAGCTCCGGGGTCAAGTACGTGGTCACCGGTATCGTCCTGCTGCTCGCGGCCAGCGTCGACGCGCTGTCCCGACGGCGGTCCGCCGCCGCCGGCAACCGCTGA
- a CDS encoding ROK family transcriptional regulator, with the protein MRVGPSQDEIRRQNLGALLRHVHLHGATTRAELTATLGLNRSTIGALTADLAAAGLVSEGTPRETGRAGRPSLVVRPESDRVYAYAYSIEVDRLRAARVGLGGAVLDRRELDRPRGLSAAEAAPLLAGAVKEMRGPVPAGAVCVGAGVAVCGMVRRDDGLVRLGPTTGWVDEPIGAALGAELGLDLPVTVGNVADVAAFAEYARGAAAGCDNVIYLYGDVGVGAGIIAGGRRLTGHGGYGGEVGHMVVARDGAPCECGNRGCWETEIGEHGLLRAAGRHDARGRDALLGVFDAADRGDACAQTAVRQAGDWLGFGVANLVNIFNPEMVIFGGTMRDLYLAAAAQVRSRLNSNGLPACVEHVRLRTPKLGEDAPLIGAAELAFDRLLADPLDAG; encoded by the coding sequence ATGCGCGTAGGACCGAGCCAGGACGAGATTCGCCGGCAGAATCTCGGTGCCCTACTGCGCCACGTGCACCTGCACGGGGCGACCACGCGGGCGGAACTGACCGCCACGCTGGGGTTGAACCGGAGCACCATCGGCGCGCTCACCGCCGACCTCGCCGCGGCCGGCCTGGTGAGTGAGGGGACGCCGAGGGAAACCGGCCGGGCCGGACGACCGTCGCTGGTCGTCCGGCCCGAGTCGGACCGGGTGTACGCGTACGCGTACAGCATCGAGGTGGACCGGCTCCGGGCCGCGCGGGTGGGTCTGGGTGGTGCGGTGCTCGACCGCCGGGAGCTGGACCGGCCCCGGGGCCTGTCCGCGGCGGAGGCCGCGCCGCTGCTGGCCGGGGCGGTCAAGGAGATGCGCGGGCCGGTGCCGGCCGGCGCGGTCTGCGTGGGCGCGGGCGTCGCGGTCTGCGGAATGGTCCGCCGCGACGACGGTCTCGTCCGACTCGGCCCCACCACCGGCTGGGTGGACGAGCCGATCGGCGCGGCCCTCGGCGCGGAACTGGGCCTCGACCTGCCGGTGACGGTCGGCAACGTGGCGGACGTGGCCGCCTTCGCCGAGTACGCCCGGGGAGCGGCGGCGGGCTGCGACAACGTCATCTACCTGTACGGCGACGTGGGGGTGGGGGCCGGCATCATCGCCGGCGGCCGGCGGCTGACCGGGCACGGCGGTTACGGCGGCGAGGTCGGGCACATGGTGGTGGCGCGGGACGGGGCGCCCTGCGAGTGCGGCAACCGGGGCTGTTGGGAGACGGAGATCGGCGAGCACGGCCTGCTGCGGGCCGCGGGACGCCACGACGCCCGGGGCCGGGACGCGCTGCTGGGCGTCTTCGACGCCGCCGACCGGGGCGACGCCTGCGCCCAGACCGCCGTACGCCAGGCCGGTGACTGGCTCGGCTTCGGCGTCGCCAACCTGGTCAACATCTTCAACCCGGAGATGGTCATCTTCGGCGGCACCATGCGCGACCTGTACCTGGCCGCCGCCGCCCAGGTGCGCAGCCGGCTCAACTCCAACGGGCTGCCCGCCTGCGTGGAGCACGTCCGGCTGCGCACCCCGAAGCTCGGTGAGGACGCCCCGCTGATCGGCGCCGCCGAGTTGGCCTTCGACCGGCTCCTCGCCGACCCCCTCGACGCCGGCTGA
- a CDS encoding DUF4142 domain-containing protein, which translates to MAPLESARRRQGTRTRRLAVLLIAIAAGITVLPGVALAAPVGQQLNAADAALLNGVRLAGLWEMPAGQMAAEKGQNPVVRQIGAEIARQHEELDRITVEAANKLGAAIPNDPTPEQQGWLTEMKDATGARFDQIFVTRLRVAHGKIFPVIGAVRASTRDPIIRKLADQANTFVGDHMQMLESTGLVRWAELPPAALPAPGNDGLLAAASANTGPQMGISSTIVWLVFLGALATGGVATWRMLRRT; encoded by the coding sequence ATGGCACCGCTGGAATCCGCTCGTCGCCGGCAGGGCACCCGGACCCGTCGCCTGGCGGTGCTGCTCATCGCGATCGCCGCCGGCATCACGGTGTTGCCGGGCGTCGCGTTGGCCGCGCCCGTCGGGCAGCAGCTCAACGCCGCCGACGCCGCCCTGCTCAACGGTGTCCGCCTGGCCGGGCTGTGGGAGATGCCGGCCGGGCAGATGGCCGCTGAGAAGGGTCAGAACCCGGTGGTGCGCCAGATCGGGGCGGAGATCGCCCGGCAGCACGAGGAACTGGACCGGATCACCGTCGAAGCCGCCAACAAGCTCGGCGCGGCCATCCCCAACGACCCGACGCCGGAGCAGCAGGGCTGGCTGACGGAGATGAAGGACGCCACCGGCGCCCGCTTCGACCAGATCTTCGTGACCCGGCTCCGGGTCGCCCACGGCAAGATCTTCCCGGTGATCGGCGCGGTCCGGGCCAGCACCCGCGACCCGATCATCCGCAAGTTGGCCGACCAGGCCAACACCTTCGTCGGCGACCACATGCAGATGCTGGAGAGCACCGGACTGGTCCGCTGGGCGGAACTGCCGCCGGCCGCGCTGCCCGCCCCGGGCAACGACGGTTTGCTCGCCGCCGCCTCCGCCAACACCGGCCCGCAGATGGGCATCAGCAGCACCATCGTGTGGCTGGTCTTCCTCGGTGCTCTCGCCACCGGCGGCGTGGCCACCTGGCGCATGCTGCGCCGCACCTGA
- a CDS encoding copper resistance protein CopC, which yields MSRQAAARARCAVLLGLVLAALCVPLGPASPAAAHAVVVATMPLRDQVLGYAPREVVVTFSEPVTPVPGRVQVLAPDGKRIHSGEPQVRDTVLRIPLRVADRPLGTYLVSYRVVSADSHPVAGSFVFSAGAPSASPPQPASSADTPAGALVPAARYVGYLGLLLAVGPTLLAATMWPRRLSRRSVTVTALAGLGLAAVATVGTWVGQAAQVVGAPVDDLSAADLVAVADSDIGVVLGVRLGLLCLAGALLPAAVARGAGRGRAGALAAVGVAVLATWPLAGHPVAAPLPPVSITLGVIHLAGVTVWLGGLFALTVFLLRRTHERVLARILPAWSRLATLAVAWLVVAGVGQAAIELGRPAALLDSTYGRLLCAKAALLAGVLAVAARQRRLVRRRVAAKLPRTVARAAWVELAATAGVLALTAALVQTPPGRTAGTGAQPVARDGVARSLTTDLFALQFDVYPARAGVANSLHAYTYTPGGRELPVAEWTITATLPAAGIEPVDVEIAAIEPHHASAELRFPVPGEWTLTITARISEIDRAAATTTVTIR from the coding sequence TTGAGCCGGCAGGCTGCCGCCCGTGCCCGCTGCGCCGTCCTGCTCGGGCTGGTCCTGGCCGCGCTGTGCGTGCCGTTGGGGCCGGCGAGCCCGGCCGCCGCGCACGCCGTCGTGGTCGCCACCATGCCGCTGCGCGACCAGGTTCTCGGGTACGCGCCGCGCGAGGTGGTGGTGACCTTCAGTGAACCGGTCACCCCGGTGCCGGGCCGGGTGCAGGTGCTGGCTCCCGACGGCAAGCGGATCCACAGCGGGGAGCCGCAGGTCCGCGACACCGTCCTGCGCATCCCGCTGCGGGTCGCCGACCGGCCGCTCGGCACGTACCTCGTCAGCTACCGGGTCGTCTCCGCCGACAGCCACCCGGTCGCCGGCAGCTTCGTCTTCTCGGCGGGCGCCCCGTCGGCGAGCCCGCCACAGCCCGCCAGTAGTGCCGACACCCCGGCCGGGGCGCTGGTGCCCGCCGCCAGGTACGTCGGCTACCTCGGCCTGTTGCTGGCCGTGGGTCCCACGCTGCTGGCGGCGACGATGTGGCCCCGGCGACTGTCCCGGCGGAGCGTGACCGTCACCGCGCTGGCCGGGCTCGGGCTGGCCGCCGTCGCCACCGTGGGCACCTGGGTCGGTCAGGCCGCCCAGGTGGTCGGGGCACCCGTCGACGACCTGTCCGCCGCCGACCTGGTGGCGGTGGCCGACAGCGACATCGGCGTGGTGCTCGGCGTACGACTGGGGCTGCTCTGCCTGGCGGGGGCGCTGCTGCCCGCCGCCGTCGCGCGAGGTGCGGGCCGGGGACGCGCGGGGGCGCTCGCGGCGGTCGGGGTCGCCGTCCTGGCCACCTGGCCGCTCGCCGGCCACCCGGTGGCCGCCCCGCTGCCCCCGGTGAGCATCACGCTGGGCGTCATCCACCTGGCCGGGGTGACCGTGTGGCTGGGCGGGCTGTTCGCCCTGACCGTGTTCCTGCTGCGGCGTACCCACGAACGGGTGCTCGCCCGGATACTGCCGGCCTGGTCCCGGCTGGCCACCCTCGCGGTGGCCTGGCTCGTCGTCGCCGGGGTCGGCCAGGCCGCGATCGAACTCGGCCGGCCGGCTGCGCTGCTGGACAGCACCTACGGGCGGCTGCTCTGCGCGAAGGCGGCCCTGCTGGCGGGGGTGCTCGCCGTGGCCGCCCGGCAGCGCCGGCTGGTGCGGCGGCGGGTCGCCGCGAAGCTGCCCCGCACCGTCGCCCGGGCCGCCTGGGTCGAACTCGCCGCCACCGCCGGGGTGCTCGCCCTGACCGCGGCGCTGGTGCAGACCCCGCCCGGCCGCACCGCCGGCACCGGGGCGCAACCGGTCGCGCGGGACGGCGTCGCCCGGTCGCTGACCACCGACCTGTTCGCCCTCCAGTTCGACGTGTACCCCGCGCGGGCCGGCGTGGCGAACAGCCTGCACGCCTACACGTACACGCCCGGGGGCCGGGAGCTGCCGGTCGCCGAGTGGACCATCACCGCCACCCTGCCGGCTGCCGGCATCGAGCCGGTCGATGTCGAGATCGCCGCGATCGAACCGCACCACGCCAGCGCCGAGCTGCGCTTCCCCGTCCCCGGCGAGTGGACGCTGACGATCACCGCGCGGATCAGCGAGATCGACCGGGCCGCCGCCACCACCACGGTGACCATCCGCTGA
- a CDS encoding ABC transporter ATP-binding protein: protein MATALPVADARQVRRYARTLVRRHPRALAAALGLHAAAAAAGLVAPRLLGDLVEGISRGVASTTVDRIALLIAGFVVAQAVLVRFAHLASARLGERVLAELREEFVDRVLALPLSTVERAGTGDLLTRTSRDVSALSRTVRFAVPETLIAVVTVAFVVGALLLVGPLLMLPSLLAVPVLWAGTRWYLRRAPDGYLRENAAYSDITDGISETVEGSRTTEALRQQPRRRARTDADIRRSYAAERYTLRLRTVFFPVAELGYVIPVVATLLLGGWWYLEGWVTLGQVTAATLYAQQLVDPVDRLLTWLDELQVGGASMARLLGVATPAEPTGPTGPTGPAVPTVPVEHALSGGDRRVAAYDVRYAYRAGRDVLHGVTLVPEPGEKLAMVGPSGAGKSTLGRLLAGVHAPRSGSVTVAGRRLDELPLAELRRHVALVTQEHHVFIGTLRDNVAMVRPDADTTAVRSALTAVEALDWADALPDGLDTVVGAGGHPLSPAQAQQLALARLVLADPHTLVLDEATSLIDPRAARQLERSLAAVLAGRTVVAIAHRLFSAHDADRVAVVEGGRITELGPHEELVAAGGAYAALWRSWHGDRP from the coding sequence ATGGCCACTGCGCTGCCCGTCGCCGACGCCCGCCAGGTGCGCCGTTACGCCCGTACGCTGGTGCGTCGTCACCCACGGGCGCTGGCCGCCGCACTGGGCCTGCACGCGGCGGCGGCCGCCGCCGGCCTGGTCGCCCCGCGCCTGCTGGGCGACTTGGTGGAGGGCATCTCCCGGGGCGTGGCGAGCACCACCGTGGACCGGATCGCGCTGCTCATCGCCGGGTTCGTGGTGGCGCAGGCGGTGCTGGTCCGCTTCGCGCACCTGGCCTCGGCCCGGCTCGGCGAGCGGGTGCTGGCGGAGCTGCGGGAGGAGTTCGTCGACCGGGTCCTCGCCCTGCCCCTGTCGACGGTGGAGCGGGCCGGCACCGGCGACCTGCTCACCCGGACGTCCCGGGACGTCTCGGCGCTGTCCCGCACGGTCCGTTTCGCGGTGCCGGAGACACTGATCGCGGTCGTCACCGTGGCCTTCGTCGTCGGCGCGCTGCTGCTGGTGGGGCCGCTGCTGATGCTGCCGTCCCTGCTGGCGGTGCCGGTGCTGTGGGCCGGCACCCGCTGGTACCTGCGCCGCGCCCCCGACGGCTACCTGCGGGAGAACGCCGCCTACTCCGACATCACCGACGGGATCAGCGAGACCGTCGAGGGGTCGCGGACCACGGAGGCGCTACGACAGCAGCCGCGCCGCCGGGCCCGCACCGACGCTGACATCCGCCGGTCGTACGCGGCCGAGCGGTACACCCTGCGGCTGCGGACGGTCTTCTTCCCGGTGGCGGAGCTGGGGTACGTGATCCCGGTGGTGGCGACCCTGCTGCTCGGGGGCTGGTGGTACCTGGAGGGCTGGGTCACCCTCGGCCAGGTCACCGCCGCCACCCTCTACGCGCAGCAACTCGTGGACCCGGTCGACCGGCTGCTGACCTGGCTGGACGAGTTGCAGGTCGGCGGTGCCTCCATGGCCCGGCTGCTGGGCGTCGCGACACCCGCCGAGCCGACCGGGCCGACCGGGCCGACCGGGCCCGCCGTGCCCACGGTGCCGGTCGAGCACGCCCTGTCGGGCGGGGACCGGCGGGTCGCCGCGTACGACGTCCGGTACGCCTACCGCGCGGGCCGGGACGTCCTGCACGGGGTGACGCTCGTGCCGGAGCCGGGGGAGAAGCTGGCCATGGTCGGGCCGTCCGGTGCCGGCAAGTCCACCCTCGGTCGGCTGCTGGCCGGGGTGCACGCCCCGCGCAGCGGCTCGGTCACCGTCGCCGGGCGGCGGCTCGACGAACTGCCACTGGCGGAGTTGCGCAGGCACGTCGCCCTGGTGACCCAGGAACACCACGTCTTCATCGGTACGCTGCGCGACAATGTGGCGATGGTCCGCCCGGACGCCGACACCACGGCGGTGCGGTCGGCCCTGACCGCGGTCGAGGCCCTCGACTGGGCCGACGCGTTGCCCGACGGGCTGGACACGGTGGTCGGGGCGGGCGGGCATCCGCTGTCACCGGCGCAGGCGCAGCAGTTGGCGCTGGCCCGGCTGGTGCTGGCCGACCCGCACACCCTGGTGTTGGACGAGGCCACCTCGCTGATCGACCCGCGGGCCGCCCGGCAGTTGGAGCGTTCGCTGGCGGCTGTCCTCGCGGGTCGCACGGTGGTGGCGATCGCCCACCGGCTGTTCTCCGCGCACGACGCCGACCGGGTGGCCGTCGTGGAGGGGGGCCGGATCACCGAGTTGGGCCCGCACGAGGAACTGGTGGCGGCCGGCGGCGCGTACGCCGCGCTGTGGCGCTCCTGGCACGGCGACCGCCCCTGA